One Dreissena polymorpha isolate Duluth1 chromosome 9, UMN_Dpol_1.0, whole genome shotgun sequence genomic window carries:
- the LOC127845229 gene encoding heat shock transcription factor hsf-1-like encodes MDVSIPQSPPQIVDGITLKFPAVLWRLVNSCNTGAIGWESDGTCVRIDQEKFEENYLNTQTFFKTKNFQSFIRQLNIYGFRKLPSHYHRSQDEAVFVYRHECFSRGHPERLSGVVRNTAVRRTQREKSIRDLEAKHGKILFDDNDSHDKSPVKTKICCLKKEVDESHPLLKSNQASNGLPTGTLAGTQKRAKSSKVTTVYFNSRGPTSDIQTMSPSKLHHQVADILSALNQSDDEDGPPFKRSCTIRTVHRPADLEKKGATLACLDKLSQDSNLPTSCNHLMFGCPLDENDDLDDNDLSLDFDPSLYGTNHDYMSILNSLNTDLGSKCLDDGLCHTVMCSRDIDVLNGQMMSNNAIDSVTSFLDDQILTPAYFDPETGLVTLLLPEF; translated from the exons ATGGATGTTTCTATTCCACAATCTCCACCACAGATCGTCGATGGCATAACGTTGAAATTTCCAGCAGTGTTGTGGCGTCTTGTAAACAGTTGTAACACAGGTGCAATTGGATGGGAAAGCGATGGGACGTGTGTAAGAATTGATCAAGAAAAGTTTGAAGAAAACTACCTCAATACGCAAACGTTTTTCAAGACCAAAAATTTTCAGAGCTTTATTCGACAACTAAACATCTATGGTTTCAGGAAGTTGCCATCTCACTATCATAGATCACAGGATGAGGCAGTGTTCGTTTATAGACACGAGTGTTTTAGCAGAGGCCATCCTGAGCGTCTGTCAGGGGTTGTAAGAAATACAGCAGTTAGGCGTACTCAACGGGAAAAATCCATCAGGGACCTTGAAGCAAAACAT GGCAAGATCCTCTTTGATGACAATGATTCTCATGACAAAAGTCCTGTCAAAACTAAAATATGCTGCTTGAAAAAAGAAG TTGACGAAAGCCATCCATTGTTGAAGAGCAACCAAGCATCAAATGGCCTCCCCACTGGGACCCTAGCAGGGACTCAGAAAAGGGCAAAGTCCTCAAAGGTGACCACTGTCTACTTCAACTCTCGGGGCCCAACAAGCGACATTCAGACCATGAGCCCGAGCAAACTCCACCACCAGGTGGCTGATATACTCTCAGCCTTGAACCAGAGTGATGATGAAGACGGTCCCCCTTTCAAAAG GTCATGCACAATCCGTACCGTTCATAGACCTGCAGATCTGGAGAAAAAAGGTGCTACCCTGGCATGTCTGGATAAACTTTCCCAGGACAGCAACCTCCCTACGTCTTGCAATCATCTCATGTTTGGATGTCCCCTGGATGAAAATGATGATCTTGATGACAACGATTTGAGTCTGGACTTTGATCCCAGTTTGTACGGCACAAATCATGATTACATGTCCATTTTGAATAGTTTAAACACAGATTTGGGTTCCAAGTGTCTGGATGATGGCTTGTGTCATACTGTGATGTGTAGCCGGGACATTGACGTTCTCAATGGGCAGATGATGTCCAATAATGCTATAGATTCTGTGACCAGTTTTTTGgatgatcagatcttaacaccgGCATATTTTGATCCAGAAACAGGGTTGGTAACCCTGCTGTTACCTGAATtctga